A genomic window from Candidatus Poribacteria bacterium includes:
- a CDS encoding ABC transporter permease: MGMLESLANALRSLLANKLRSALTMLGVIIGVGAIMTTTSIGEGAKADITERIQTLGANILAVRPGQSRFRGRSSGQDRQSLKYEDAMVLRERAQNILLVTPEVSSRTQVKHGNKNHNTTVVGTTPEYQVTANFPVEKGAFFTENDVRTRRRVCTLGKTVVDELFDEREDPIGKTVKIRGLNFRVLGIMKEKGASGWRNPDDQIFIPVSTAMKRVFGRDHLSSINAQAISSEAMEPAQTEIENLLRKQHKLPANKQLDFNVRNQTEFLETLEESGQTFTYMIMGIAIVSLIVGGIGIMNIMLVSVTERTREIGLRKAVGAKRHDILIQFLIEAMTLSILGGLIGIGVGVFGSKMVPSLWGWRTIISPMYTAVAFFVAAWIGVFFGAYPAWKAAKLSPIEALRHE, from the coding sequence ATGGGAATGCTCGAAAGTTTAGCGAATGCGCTACGCAGTTTATTAGCAAACAAGCTTCGATCGGCGTTGACGATGCTTGGTGTTATTATCGGCGTGGGAGCGATTATGACCACGACCTCAATCGGCGAAGGGGCAAAAGCGGATATCACTGAGCGTATCCAGACACTCGGGGCGAACATCCTCGCGGTACGTCCGGGCCAAAGCCGTTTTCGTGGACGGAGTTCGGGGCAGGACCGTCAGAGTTTGAAGTATGAAGACGCTATGGTGTTGAGGGAACGCGCCCAAAATATTCTCTTAGTCACACCGGAAGTATCTTCACGCACTCAGGTCAAGCATGGAAACAAAAACCACAATACGACGGTTGTCGGTACAACGCCGGAGTATCAGGTTACAGCGAACTTCCCGGTTGAGAAAGGCGCGTTTTTTACCGAGAACGATGTGCGGACTCGGCGTCGGGTGTGCACGTTGGGAAAAACAGTTGTTGATGAACTGTTCGATGAACGGGAAGATCCGATCGGTAAGACGGTCAAAATTCGGGGACTTAACTTCCGGGTGCTTGGCATCATGAAGGAAAAAGGGGCGAGCGGTTGGCGAAATCCGGACGATCAAATATTTATTCCGGTATCAACGGCGATGAAACGGGTTTTTGGCAGGGATCATCTATCAAGTATCAACGCACAAGCAATCAGTAGTGAAGCGATGGAGCCAGCCCAAACCGAAATTGAGAATCTCTTGCGGAAACAGCACAAACTCCCTGCTAACAAGCAACTCGATTTTAATGTACGGAATCAAACGGAGTTCCTCGAAACACTTGAAGAATCAGGGCAGACGTTTACCTACATGATTATGGGTATTGCAATCGTATCGCTGATCGTTGGTGGGATTGGGATTATGAATATCATGTTGGTGTCGGTGACAGAGCGCACAAGAGAGATAGGTTTACGGAAGGCAGTAGGTGCCAAACGTCATGACATCCTAATCCAGTTCCTAATCGAGGCGATGACGCTGTCGATTCTTGGCGGTCTGATTGGGATTGGGGTAGGGGTATTCGGGTCGAAAATGGTGCCATCACTCTGGGGGTGGCGGACAATTATTTCACCGATGTATACAGCGGTGGCGTTTTTCGTTGCAGCGTGGATTGGTGTCTTCTTTGGGGCGTATCCGGCATGGAAAGCAGCAAAGTTGTCTCCGATTGAAGCTCTAAGACACGAATAA
- a CDS encoding carbohydrate binding family 9 domain-containing protein — MDCELQRCSPSQGKAPYKTYSLVCLFAYLLALTPLMVNASQNAIEYQAAAYRAFGSIEIDGDFNESDWQEAKPVGQFSQVEPDAGQSMSLPTEVRILYDQENIYFGFTCFDSDISKLVANDMRRDARQLHENDNVFLILDTYNDKRSGFAFRINALGAVQDTAVTNSGDSFNRDWDAVVDCQSQIHSDRWTSEISIPFGQLRFKENEQMTWGLNLSRGIRRTNEEGTWAPVPSSYGGRAKYRTAYMGSLVGLEGIKPKKQIELLPYVLPGVSRTEEDDKTDGEFEVGLDLKYGVTTNLIADLTFNTDFAQVEADEEQVNLTRYSLFFPEKRPFFLEGAGLFDFGVPRPSFRRPPPFLLFYSRRIGIEGGHPVPIMGGGKITGKMGPYGVGLLNVFTNEFHTDESVTDPDEIVDVPRTNYSVLRMTRDLFSGSRVGLIAINKQDSDDYNRAGGLDFSYRPADRLEIRGLWARTADSEADVGGDNAWYIGSNWRNDLFDLSAGYTDIGDNFNPEVGYIRHQGSRRFHSETQYTPRPRKFGIREIQVGPEIDYILTQENELETRDLTLDSRIELNNGERITFQVRRTAEHLDEDFDIYDDVIIPVGEYEFNWFRVMVETDESKMFAGQFGVNVGNFFDGTRRGFEMDANFKPSGRLVVETQYQFDRVELPTGSFNANVVASRVVYSFSTRLFAKLFAQWNSADDIVSTNFLLNYIYRPGSDFYFVFNQVYDEDSGSIGLSESTVVGKMTYWWNP; from the coding sequence ATGGATTGTGAATTACAGAGATGTTCTCCCTCTCAAGGGAAAGCCCCCTACAAAACTTATTCGCTCGTTTGTTTATTTGCATATTTGCTCGCTTTAACGCCCCTTATGGTCAATGCATCCCAAAACGCCATTGAGTATCAGGCGGCGGCGTACCGGGCTTTTGGTAGTATTGAGATTGACGGCGATTTCAATGAATCAGACTGGCAGGAAGCCAAACCTGTTGGGCAATTTAGCCAAGTCGAACCGGATGCGGGTCAGTCTATGAGCCTACCGACCGAAGTCCGCATTCTCTATGATCAAGAGAATATCTATTTCGGTTTTACCTGTTTTGATTCAGATATTTCCAAGCTAGTCGCCAACGATATGCGACGCGATGCTCGTCAGTTGCATGAAAACGACAACGTTTTCCTCATCCTCGACACCTACAACGACAAACGAAGTGGGTTTGCGTTTCGCATTAATGCGTTGGGAGCGGTTCAGGATACCGCAGTAACCAACAGCGGCGATAGCTTTAACCGGGATTGGGATGCGGTGGTGGATTGCCAGAGCCAAATTCATTCTGACCGTTGGACCTCAGAAATTTCTATCCCCTTCGGTCAACTCCGTTTCAAGGAGAATGAACAGATGACATGGGGCCTGAATTTGTCGCGTGGCATCCGCCGAACCAATGAGGAAGGGACATGGGCACCGGTCCCCTCATCGTATGGTGGCCGCGCGAAATACCGTACCGCCTACATGGGCAGTCTAGTAGGCTTAGAAGGGATTAAACCGAAAAAACAGATTGAATTGCTGCCTTACGTTTTGCCCGGTGTGAGTCGAACCGAAGAGGATGATAAGACGGATGGGGAGTTCGAGGTTGGATTAGACCTCAAGTACGGAGTGACCACGAATCTCATCGCTGATTTGACATTTAACACGGATTTCGCCCAGGTTGAAGCCGATGAGGAACAGGTCAATCTCACCCGCTACAGCCTGTTCTTTCCCGAGAAACGTCCGTTCTTCTTGGAGGGCGCCGGACTTTTCGATTTCGGTGTTCCGCGCCCTAGCTTTCGTCGTCCACCTCCGTTCCTCCTCTTCTACAGTCGTCGTATTGGCATCGAAGGCGGACATCCCGTTCCAATCATGGGAGGTGGCAAGATTACGGGAAAAATGGGGCCCTACGGCGTAGGCCTGCTCAACGTGTTTACCAATGAATTTCACACGGATGAATCGGTCACTGATCCCGACGAAATTGTCGATGTGCCACGCACTAACTACTCTGTGCTAAGGATGACGCGTGACCTTTTCAGCGGTTCTCGTGTCGGTTTAATCGCCATTAACAAGCAGGATTCAGATGATTACAATCGTGCCGGTGGACTTGACTTCTCATATCGCCCAGCCGACAGATTAGAGATTCGTGGGTTGTGGGCACGGACAGCGGATTCAGAGGCGGATGTCGGAGGTGATAATGCGTGGTACATCGGTTCAAATTGGCGGAATGATCTCTTTGACTTGTCAGCTGGATACACCGATATCGGTGACAATTTCAACCCAGAGGTTGGATATATCCGACACCAAGGAAGTCGTCGATTCCATAGTGAAACGCAGTACACACCCCGCCCCCGTAAATTTGGGATTCGCGAAATTCAGGTAGGACCGGAGATAGACTATATTCTCACTCAGGAAAATGAGTTGGAAACTCGTGATCTCACACTCGATAGTCGGATTGAACTTAACAATGGTGAGCGGATTACGTTTCAAGTCAGACGTACAGCAGAGCACCTCGACGAAGATTTCGATATATATGATGATGTTATTATTCCCGTTGGTGAGTACGAATTTAATTGGTTCCGCGTAATGGTCGAAACCGATGAAAGCAAGATGTTCGCCGGACAGTTTGGGGTGAATGTTGGGAATTTCTTCGATGGCACGCGACGGGGTTTCGAGATGGACGCCAACTTCAAACCGAGCGGACGACTTGTAGTCGAAACACAGTATCAATTTGACCGGGTCGAACTTCCCACAGGATCTTTCAATGCAAACGTGGTAGCAAGCCGGGTTGTCTACTCTTTCTCTACCCGTCTCTTTGCAAAGCTGTTCGCACAGTGGAATAGCGCAGACGATATCGTTTCAACTAACTTCCTGCTCAACTATATCTACCGCCCAGGTAGCGACTTTTACTTCGTGTTTAACCAAGTTTATGACGAGGATAGCGGGAGTATTGGCCTCTCGGAATCAACAGTTGTCGGAAAGATGACATATTGGTGGAACCCGTAA
- a CDS encoding PD40 domain-containing protein translates to MLPLLFVIGCAGTDESLRQSEELIRSGRHDEAVSLLAQVIAADDRNPKARILMAQAHEALENYDRAIPQFKAAIRLYVAQPEDRAMARLQLAKIYLRLGVRKEGVNQLRAIVHSTSDSAVIQQVAGLVSDAYQVVQITKGNPANYSPSFSPDGEQIAFASSRLGNGEIYLMDVNGSNLQQVTFTPDFNDDSPRFLGDSRYIVHSREPKSAGEIHIVLQSDGTTPVYAGIYVTRLDREVTHELLPLGLGVRAPCLSPDWKRVVYEASRDRTLDLYTLDLNDVDLENVGEGIIIPTPITDSEADEGSPTFFPDGKRIAFVSAGPEGTGPRRVAPGRSKPLHQIYTINIDGTDETHLNPNPYDCYSPVIAPDGKTMAFVSGRMDDIEIYLMDIDGTNERRITNGIGVSVQPAFSPDGQKLAFVSDRSGTLQIYLMSFDQPVTRDILIQHLQGE, encoded by the coding sequence TTGCTACCCCTCCTATTCGTCATCGGCTGCGCTGGAACAGACGAATCCCTCCGGCAGAGTGAGGAGCTAATCCGTTCAGGCAGACATGATGAAGCGGTCTCCTTGCTAGCGCAGGTCATTGCCGCCGACGATAGGAACCCGAAAGCCCGGATTTTGATGGCACAGGCACATGAAGCACTGGAAAACTACGATCGCGCGATTCCCCAGTTCAAAGCTGCAATTCGATTGTACGTTGCCCAACCCGAAGACCGCGCGATGGCACGACTCCAGCTAGCGAAGATTTATCTGAGATTGGGGGTTCGCAAGGAGGGGGTTAATCAACTGCGCGCGATTGTCCATTCTACATCGGATAGCGCGGTGATACAACAGGTCGCAGGACTGGTCAGTGATGCTTACCAAGTGGTGCAGATTACAAAGGGAAATCCAGCTAACTACTCGCCGAGCTTTTCTCCCGATGGCGAACAGATTGCCTTTGCATCATCCCGGTTAGGTAATGGCGAAATCTATCTGATGGATGTGAATGGAAGCAATCTCCAACAGGTAACGTTCACACCGGATTTCAATGACGATTCGCCGCGCTTTCTGGGCGATTCACGGTATATAGTGCACAGCCGCGAACCAAAAAGTGCCGGCGAAATCCATATTGTTCTCCAGAGCGATGGAACAACGCCGGTCTACGCGGGTATTTATGTCACTCGCCTCGATAGAGAAGTAACACACGAACTGTTACCACTTGGACTGGGTGTCCGTGCACCGTGTTTATCGCCCGATTGGAAGCGTGTGGTTTATGAGGCAAGCAGGGATAGAACCTTAGACCTATACACCCTAGATTTGAACGACGTTGATCTGGAAAACGTGGGTGAAGGAATAATCATTCCTACACCCATCACCGATAGCGAGGCAGATGAGGGCAGCCCAACTTTCTTCCCGGATGGAAAACGGATTGCGTTTGTATCTGCAGGTCCAGAAGGTACGGGCCCGCGTCGTGTCGCCCCCGGTCGTAGCAAGCCGCTGCATCAGATCTATACCATCAATATTGATGGCACCGATGAAACACATCTGAACCCCAACCCCTATGACTGCTACAGCCCGGTGATTGCGCCCGATGGGAAAACCATGGCTTTCGTCTCCGGACGGATGGATGACATTGAGATCTATCTGATGGATATAGATGGGACGAATGAACGACGCATCACCAACGGCATCGGTGTCTCAGTACAACCCGCCTTTTCGCCAGACGGGCAAAAACTCGCATTTGTCTCTGACCGGAGCGGCACTCTCCAAATCTACCTGATGTCTTTTGACCAACCAGTAACACGAGATATATTGATCCAACACCTGCAAGGGGAGTAA